In Primulina huaijiensis isolate GDHJ02 unplaced genomic scaffold, ASM1229523v2 scaffold40277, whole genome shotgun sequence, one genomic interval encodes:
- the LOC140969252 gene encoding histone deacetylase 9 isoform X1 produces the protein MRSKDRISYFYDGDVGNVYFGPNHPMKPHRLCMTHHLVLAYELHKKMEIYRPHKGYPVELAQFHSPDYVEFLQRITPDTQNLFLNEMTKYNLGEDCPVFDNLFEFCQIYAGGTIDAARRLNNKLCDVAINWAGGLHHAKKCEASGFCYINDLVLGILELLKYHARVLYIDIDVHHGDGVEEAFYFTDRVMTVSFHKYGDLFFPGTGDVKDVGEREGKFYAINVPLKDGIDDGSFLRLFKTVITKVTDCYVPGAIVLQCGADSLAGDRLGCFNLSIDGHAACVKFVKQLNLPLLVTGGGGYTKENVARCWTVETGVLLGVELPNEIPENDYIKYFAPDYSLKSPSGHMENMNTKSYLNSIRQQVCENLSSIQHAPGVQMHEVPPDFYIPDIDEDAQNPDKRIHRQTRDKQIQRDDEYYEGDNDNDQIMDDA, from the exons ATGCGCAGCAAGGACAGAATCTCCTATTTCTATGACG GGGATGTGGGCAACGTGTACTTTGGGCCGAATCACCCTATGAAGCCGCACCGGTTATGTATGACTCACCATTTGGTTCTCGCTTATGAGCTCCATAAGAAGATGGAAATTTAT AGGCCTCACAAAGGATACCCAGTAGAGCTAGCTCAGTTTCATTCTCCTGATTATGTGGAGTTTCTGCAGCGAATCACTCCGGACACTCAAAATTTGTTCTTGAATGAAATGACAAAAT ATAATCTTGGAGAAGATTGTCCAGTCTTTGACAACCTTTTTGAGTTTTGCCAAATTTATGCTGGTGGAACTATAG ATGCTGCCCGAAGATTAAATAATAAGCTCTGTGACGTTGCCATAAATTGGGCTGGTGGCTTGCACCATGCCAAAAAGTGTGAGGCATCTGGATTTTGTTACATCAATGACTTGGTTTTGGGAATTTTGGAGCTGTTGAAGTATCATGCCCGCGTGctgtatattgatattgatgtGCATCATGGTGACGGGGTTGAAGAAGCCTTTTATTTTACTGACAG GGTAATGACCGTTAGTTTTCACAAATACGGAGATTTGTTCTTTCCTGGAACAGGTGATGTTAAG GATGTAGGGGAGAGAGAAGGCAAATTTTATGCTATAAATGTCCCTCTCAAGGATGGAATAGATGATGGCAGCTTTTTACGTCTCTTCAAGACG GTTATAACGAAGGTTACGGACTGCTATGTTCCTGGAGCAATTGTTCTTCAATGTGGAGCAGATTCACTTGCTGGGGATCGATTGGGCTGCTTCAACCTTTCGATTGATG GCCATGCCGCTTGTGTTAAGTTTGTGAAGCAGCTTAATTTGCCTTTGCTG GTAACTGGAGGTGGAGGATACACTAAAGAGAATGTTGCTAGATGTTGGACAGTGGAGACTGGAGTTCTTCTAGGCGTGGAGCTCCCTAATG AGATCCCAGAAAATgattatatcaaatattttgcACCAGATTACTCATTGAAATCTCCAAGTGGGCACATG GAGAATATGAATACTAAATCGTATCTCAACTCAATCAGACAGCAAGTTTGTGAAAATCTTAGCTCTATCCAACACGCACCTGGTGTACAAATGCATGAG GTGCCGCCTGATTTTTACATCCCTGATATCGATGAAGATGCGCAGAATCCCGACAAACGTATTCACC
- the LOC140969252 gene encoding histone deacetylase 9 isoform X2, translating into MRSKDRISYFYDGDVGNVYFGPNHPMKPHRLCMTHHLVLAYELHKKMEIYRPHKGYPVELAQFHSPDYVEFLQRITPDTQNLFLNEMTKYNLGEDCPVFDNLFEFCQIYAGGTIDAARRLNNKLCDVAINWAGGLHHAKKCEASGFCYINDLVLGILELLKYHARVLYIDIDVHHGDGVEEAFYFTDRVMTVSFHKYGDLFFPGTGDVKDVGEREGKFYAINVPLKDGIDDGSFLRLFKTVITKVTDCYVPGAIVLQCGADSLAGDRLGCFNLSIDGHAACVKFVKQLNLPLLVTGGGGYTKENVARCWTVETGVLLGVELPNEWFLPSCILILDNVLVRRQVAVLYLEFRKFDLLISQMQPTCSLPHGNYYWLSLIIL; encoded by the exons ATGCGCAGCAAGGACAGAATCTCCTATTTCTATGACG GGGATGTGGGCAACGTGTACTTTGGGCCGAATCACCCTATGAAGCCGCACCGGTTATGTATGACTCACCATTTGGTTCTCGCTTATGAGCTCCATAAGAAGATGGAAATTTAT AGGCCTCACAAAGGATACCCAGTAGAGCTAGCTCAGTTTCATTCTCCTGATTATGTGGAGTTTCTGCAGCGAATCACTCCGGACACTCAAAATTTGTTCTTGAATGAAATGACAAAAT ATAATCTTGGAGAAGATTGTCCAGTCTTTGACAACCTTTTTGAGTTTTGCCAAATTTATGCTGGTGGAACTATAG ATGCTGCCCGAAGATTAAATAATAAGCTCTGTGACGTTGCCATAAATTGGGCTGGTGGCTTGCACCATGCCAAAAAGTGTGAGGCATCTGGATTTTGTTACATCAATGACTTGGTTTTGGGAATTTTGGAGCTGTTGAAGTATCATGCCCGCGTGctgtatattgatattgatgtGCATCATGGTGACGGGGTTGAAGAAGCCTTTTATTTTACTGACAG GGTAATGACCGTTAGTTTTCACAAATACGGAGATTTGTTCTTTCCTGGAACAGGTGATGTTAAG GATGTAGGGGAGAGAGAAGGCAAATTTTATGCTATAAATGTCCCTCTCAAGGATGGAATAGATGATGGCAGCTTTTTACGTCTCTTCAAGACG GTTATAACGAAGGTTACGGACTGCTATGTTCCTGGAGCAATTGTTCTTCAATGTGGAGCAGATTCACTTGCTGGGGATCGATTGGGCTGCTTCAACCTTTCGATTGATG GCCATGCCGCTTGTGTTAAGTTTGTGAAGCAGCTTAATTTGCCTTTGCTG GTAACTGGAGGTGGAGGATACACTAAAGAGAATGTTGCTAGATGTTGGACAGTGGAGACTGGAGTTCTTCTAGGCGTGGAGCTCCCTAATG AATGGTTTCTCCCTAGTTGTATCTTGATTCTTGACAATGTCTTGGTCCGCAGACAAGTAGCCGTGCTATACTTGGAGTTCCGTAAATTTGACTTGCTGATCTCACAGATGCAACCTACTTGCTCTTTACCACATGGAAATTATTATTGGTTGAGCTTGATTATTTTGTAG
- the LOC140969202 gene encoding ethylene-responsive transcription factor ERF024-like translates to MDFDQSNQWWNPSSSSFDHDAQLVAEANPDEKSSIAFAQRKRGGRKINRRLSEVRDPNKKSTRSSLGNPELVVAAAYDDVAAVKVSGKIPQLDFSASLVCPPWAESNANDDIQNAARYFSSCSSSSSGIMSELPAEKTPVEMVSNAPAMDLWGKNVCYDHDGNIGFMDEEAVFNMPGLVNSMAEGMLLTPPAMKSGFKWDDIDDRDDYVYFNLWENS, encoded by the coding sequence ATGGATTTTGATCAATCAAACCAGTGGTGGAATCCATCTTCTTCATCCTTTGATCACGATGCACAGCTTGTTGCAGAAGCAAACCCTGATGAAAAATCGAGCATTGCATTCGCGCAAAGAAAAAGGGGTGGCCGGAAAATAAACAGGAGGCTGTCTGAAGTGCGTGATCCCAACAAGAAATCAACAAGATCATCTCTCGGTAACCCTGAGTTGGTGGTGGCCGCCGCGTATGACGACGTGGCAGCCGTCAAGGTGAGTGGTAAGATCCCGCAGCTGGATTTCTCTGCTTCTCTTGTCTGCCCTCCTTGGGCCGAGTCGAACGCCAATGATGATATCCAAAATGCTGCTAGATATTTCTCTTCATGTTCGAGCTCTTCTAGTGGTATTATGAGTGAATTACCTGCAGAAAAAACTCCCGTAGAAATGGTTTCAAATGCTCCAGCGATGGATTTGTGGGGAAAGAATGTTTGTTATGATCATGACGGGAATATCGGATTCATGGACGAGGAGGCGGTGTTTAACATGCCGGGTTTGGTGAATAGCATGGCGGAGGGAATGCTGCTGACTCCACCAGCTATGAAAAGTGGATTCAAATGGGATGATATTGATGATCGTGATGATTACGTTTACTTTAATCTGTGGGAAAATTCATAA
- the LOC140969212 gene encoding arogenate dehydratase 1-like, whose amino-acid sequence MVSLNSPCSRPDLNSLFRTAETGLKRHRVGWDRSVIQCVSRFDSSNPNSTAASIQTGSSFGAGLVGRSRFEWQSYCAILASKVMSLDPDTEKSNGSGDSIAAVNGHPTLDLVPIKNQPFSPALLPRPLSIADLSPSPMHGSQLRVAYQGIPGAYSEAAAGKAYPNCEAIPCDQFEVAFQAVELWIADRAVLPVENSLGGSIHRNYDLLLRHRLHIVGEVQLPVHHCLLALPGVCKEFLTRVISHPQALSQCELTLTEMDLNLIREAVDDTAGAAEYISTNNLHNTAAIASARAAELYGLNILADGIQDDSSNVTRFVMLAREPIIPRTDRPFKTSIVFAHEKGTSVLFKVLSAFAFRNISLTKIESRPRRNCPIRLVDDAETGTAKHFEYMFYIDFEASLAEVRAQNALVEVQEYTSFLRVLGSYPMDMTPWAPSSSQD is encoded by the coding sequence ATGGTGTCCCTGAATTCTCCCTGTTCACGTCCGGATCTGAATTCTTTGTTCCGGACGGCGGAAACTGGTCTGAAACGCCACCGAGTCGGATGGGATAGATCCGTCATCCAGTGTGTTTCGAGGTTCGATTCTTCGAATCCGAATTCGACTGCGGCTTCGATTCAGACCGGCTCAAGCTTTGGCGCTGGGTTGGTTGGAAGGAGCCGGTTTGAGTGGCAGAGTTATTGCGCTATTCTTGCAAGCAAAGTGATGTCACTGGACCCAGATACCGAGAAAAGTAATGGGAGCGGAGATAGTATCGCAGCCGTAAATGGTCACCCGACATTAGACCTCGTACCGATCAAGAATCAGCCTTTTTCACCGGCGTTACTCCCTCGTCCGTTGAGTATCGCCGACCTGTCTCCGTCTCCGATGCACGGTTCTCAGCTCCGGGTAGCGTATCAGGGTATTCCTGGAGCTTATAGCGAAGCTGCTGCAGGAAAGGCGTATCCCAATTGCGAAGCTATTCCCTGTGACCAATTTGAAGTGGCATTCCAGGCGGTTGAGCTTTGGATCGCCGACAGAGCCGTCCTCCCCGTGGAAAACTCCCTCGGCGGATCCATCCACCGCAACTACGATCTGCTCCTCCGCCACCGCCTCCACATCGTCGGAGAAGTCCAGCTCCCCGTCCACCACTGCCTCCTGGCACTCCCCGGAGTCTGTAAAGAGTTCCTCACCCGCGTGATCAGCCACCCACAGGCCTTGTCCCAATGCGAGCTCACGCTAACCGAAATGGACCTCAACCTCATCCGGGAAGCGGTCGATGATACGGCCGGAGCTGCGGAATACATCTCCACCAACAACCTCCACAACACCGCGGCAATCGCCTCGGCACGAGCAGCCGAGCTGTACGGGCTGAACATACTAGCAGACGGGATCCAGGACGACTCGAGCAATGTAACACGATTCGTCATGCTGGCGAGGGAACCGATCATCCCTCGCACGGATAGGCCATTCAAAACAAGCATCGTATTCGCGCACGAAAAGGGAACCAGCGTCCTATTCAAAGTCTTATCGGCCTTTGCTTTCAGGAACATCAGTTTGACAAAAATCGAGTCCCGGCCTCGCCGGAACTGCCCGATCAGATTAGTGGACGACGCGGAGACCGGGACGGCCAAACATTTCGAGTACATGTTTTACATAGATTTCGAGGCGTCGTTGGCGGAGGTGCGGGCGCAAAATGCCTTAGTGGAGGTGCAAGAATATACATCTTTCTTGAGGGTCTTAGGAAGCTACCCCATGGATATGACTCCATGGGCTCCATCTTCCTCCCAAGATTAA
- the LOC140969201 gene encoding pleiotropic drug resistance protein 2-like: MLVRLAKAFFMDEISTGLPAPETYELFDDVILLSDGQIVYEGAREDVHHFFVYMGFKCPERKGIVYFLQEVTSKNDQNQNTESRTWSFFRACFAREWLLMKRSSFVYIFKTTQITIMATIALTVFLRMEMKAGTMADSSKFLGALFFSLINAMFNVMKELAMTVFRLHVFFKQRDSLFYPAWAFSLPIGVLRVPISVMESGLWIVLTYYSIGFAPSPARFFKQFQAFIGVHQMALSLFRFIAAAGRTQVIANTLGSFTLLLVFVQGGFVVAKDGIQDWMIWGYYISPMMYGQNAIAIDEFLSERWNT; encoded by the exons ATGTTGGTACGACTGGCAAAAGCGTTCTTCATGGATGAAATATCAACAGGATTG CCGGCTCCTGAAACATACGAACTGTTCGATGATGTAATCCTTCTTTCAGATGGTCAGATTGTTTATGAGGGTGCTCGTGAAGATGTGCACCATTTTTTCGTGTACATGGGATTCAAATGTCCTGAAAGAAAGGgaattgtatattttcttcaagaAGTTACTTCGAAGAACGATCAAAATCA AAATACGGAATCTCGAACTTGGAGCTTTTTCAGGGCTTGTTTCGCCAGGGAATGGCTTTTGATGAAGCGTAGCtcatttgtatatatatttaaaactaCGCAAATAACGATTATGGCGACCATAGCCTTGACGGTGTTCTTAAGAATGGAGATGAAAGCTGGAACAATGGCGGATTCTTCTAAATTTTTGGGAGCATTGTTCTTTAGTCTTATTAATGCGATGTTTAATGTGATGAAAGAGCTCGCAATGACTGTTTTTAGGCTCCATGTATTTTTCAAACAAAGGGATTCGTTATTTTATCCGGCTTGGGCTTTTTCCTTGCCAATTGGGGTCCTTCGAGTTCCGATTTCAGTAATGGAGTCTGGTTTGTGGATCGTCTTGACATACTACAGTATTGGCTTTGCACCCTCGCCGGCAAG ATTTTTCAAGCAATTCCAGGCATTTATCGGGGTACACCAGATGGCGCTTTCTTTGTTCCGTTTCATTGCAGCAGCTGGAAGAACTCAAGTTATTGCAAACACGCTCGGATCCTTCACTTTACTATTGGTATTTGTGCAAGGAGGCTTTGTTGTTGCGAAAG ATGGCATTCAAGATTGGATGATATGGGGATACTACATTTCTCCGATGATGTACGGCCAAAACGCCATTGCCATCGACGAGTTCCTCTCTGAGAGATGGAATACATGA
- the LOC140969252 gene encoding histone deacetylase 9 isoform X3, which translates to MTKYNLGEDCPVFDNLFEFCQIYAGGTIDAARRLNNKLCDVAINWAGGLHHAKKCEASGFCYINDLVLGILELLKYHARVLYIDIDVHHGDGVEEAFYFTDRVMTVSFHKYGDLFFPGTGDVKDVGEREGKFYAINVPLKDGIDDGSFLRLFKTVITKVTDCYVPGAIVLQCGADSLAGDRLGCFNLSIDGHAACVKFVKQLNLPLLVTGGGGYTKENVARCWTVETGVLLGVELPNEIPENDYIKYFAPDYSLKSPSGHMENMNTKSYLNSIRQQVCENLSSIQHAPGVQMHEVPPDFYIPDIDEDAQNPDKRIHRQTRDKQIQRDDEYYEGDNDNDQIMDDA; encoded by the exons ATGACAAAAT ATAATCTTGGAGAAGATTGTCCAGTCTTTGACAACCTTTTTGAGTTTTGCCAAATTTATGCTGGTGGAACTATAG ATGCTGCCCGAAGATTAAATAATAAGCTCTGTGACGTTGCCATAAATTGGGCTGGTGGCTTGCACCATGCCAAAAAGTGTGAGGCATCTGGATTTTGTTACATCAATGACTTGGTTTTGGGAATTTTGGAGCTGTTGAAGTATCATGCCCGCGTGctgtatattgatattgatgtGCATCATGGTGACGGGGTTGAAGAAGCCTTTTATTTTACTGACAG GGTAATGACCGTTAGTTTTCACAAATACGGAGATTTGTTCTTTCCTGGAACAGGTGATGTTAAG GATGTAGGGGAGAGAGAAGGCAAATTTTATGCTATAAATGTCCCTCTCAAGGATGGAATAGATGATGGCAGCTTTTTACGTCTCTTCAAGACG GTTATAACGAAGGTTACGGACTGCTATGTTCCTGGAGCAATTGTTCTTCAATGTGGAGCAGATTCACTTGCTGGGGATCGATTGGGCTGCTTCAACCTTTCGATTGATG GCCATGCCGCTTGTGTTAAGTTTGTGAAGCAGCTTAATTTGCCTTTGCTG GTAACTGGAGGTGGAGGATACACTAAAGAGAATGTTGCTAGATGTTGGACAGTGGAGACTGGAGTTCTTCTAGGCGTGGAGCTCCCTAATG AGATCCCAGAAAATgattatatcaaatattttgcACCAGATTACTCATTGAAATCTCCAAGTGGGCACATG GAGAATATGAATACTAAATCGTATCTCAACTCAATCAGACAGCAAGTTTGTGAAAATCTTAGCTCTATCCAACACGCACCTGGTGTACAAATGCATGAG GTGCCGCCTGATTTTTACATCCCTGATATCGATGAAGATGCGCAGAATCCCGACAAACGTATTCACC